The genomic region CCAACTTAAGTTTAGTCAAGGGGAACAGAAGAGACTCACCATCTGGGCGGTATCCAAGAGGTTCTCCCTGGGCACCAATATCAAGTCCAAGATCTGCTGTCTAGATGTACACAAAAAGTTTCAAAACAGTTTTAATGTCAGGTCCTTGGGCCAGCACTAGTAATTATGAGTTGAAAAAGCATTGAAGTTTGCCCCAGATCCCTTTTTAGCAACTCTTCTGCAGTGAGCACAGAAACACCTACACTTGACTACTAGAAGGAGGGAGGACTTGGAAGCAAGCTCTCCTCAAAGAATCATTAATACAAAAGACACAACTCACCTCGTTCCAAGCCATTGGCTCTGTCCTGAACAGAGAGCTTGTCAATTCAACTGAAAGTCGCTTCTTATAGTCTTGTGGTTTGTCCTCAGACATTCTGAAAAGCACTGCAGCTGCGTATGTTGCTATTGAAAAGGAGAGTGATTTTAGTACAGGTTGAGTCTTCCAGCAACTTTTCTAACAGAGGTATGAAACCCATCTTTTTAGTTCACTTACCAACACCCTCATTCCTAGAATGAAGCAGCTCTGTTAAAGGGGCAGTTGCACCCTCAGCTTCAATTGCTTCAGCTGCTTCCTTGTCTTGAGCCAGTTCACAAAGTACACCAGCAGCTACTCTCTGGATGTTCTCAATGGGCGAGTACAACAACTGCAACCAAATCACAAGAGTTTCTTCAGATCTTCTACTTGAAACAAGCTCTTCAGCACAATCTGACTTAACAGTTCTACACCAAGGTAGCATAAGAGCCATTTTACTAGTTTTCCAAATATGTACTACAGCACTGCCTTGAGCTCTTACCTGCACAAATAGTGGAATGGTATTTAGACCCCTGATTACAATTCGATTATGAACATCACGTGCAAGAATATGCAGGGCTCCAGTACAGCCCTCAACAATTTCTTCCATGCGCACACCCTCCTAGGTAGggaaagaaaagacattttttgaAGTTCACATACTGCATGCTATCTTCTAAAATGACTGTCAAAAAGCAGATCAGCCTGTCACCAAGTCAACTGAATTTCTCCCATGCACACACCACCCTCTTCCCCCAACAGGGCTCAATATCCACTGCTGCTGGCCTTCAAATTTAACTTCACTGCTAGAAATCAGCCTAGTTTATCCAAATAAATCCCCTACATGAAGCACCCCAGTGGAAATCCTCCCAGcattctcatttttatttcagttcattACAAACTTCATGTCTGATAACATTGTTTGGTCCCCCCCCAAGCTGAATTAGCTTGGCAGTTTACTGAGTTTGCATCAGTGGTTACTGGTAACCAAGAGTCCCCCCCCTCCTGCCTCTGCAAGTGTTAACTACACTGCTGTAACTAGTAGGTGCTGCTTCCTTTTGCCCATGCTAAGGCAATTTCCCTTTTGTTAAAGTGTTAAATGGGATGGGGGGGgcggcagggagagggagaagaaccAAGACTGATCTTGCCACGTTGACCTGGTACCTGAATCAGTAAGAAGTATGAAGCCTATACAACTTCTCAGTACTCTTGCAGCTCTAACCATGCTCAAAAATACACAATAAGCTGTGATAGCATTCTTAAACCCATAGTTCCAACAAGGATGGGTTTCCAGGTGCTATGTCCCTTACCAGACTAGACAAACCCAGCATTTCTGTTATCTATAGCATGTAGAATTAAATAGGTGAGAGGTTCTCAGTAATACTAATAAATGAACAAGAACACCAAAACCTTGGTTCTTAAGAAAAACTTCAGGTCTGCCAAAAGAATAACATTAATTAGATCAAATGGTAAATTAACAGCTATTTAGACCAAACAATACAAGGCAGAGATAGATAGACATCTGAGGATTTTGACAGACAACTTCAGCATGTTAGTTCCATTAATTGTGGCCACTTACCACAAATTGCTGTTGTGTTCCACCCATCGAAGTACGTCGCTGGGTATCTTGATGTGCTCTAACCAGCAACTGAACTAGCCTTGGAATAGCACCTTGTTCACGCAGCGGGGCGTGGTTGGCAGGACAGAGCGCCAGATTGCGGATCAAACCAACAGTGGCCTGCAATTAGGAAAGGGGTGGGAAATAAAAGAGCATGAGGGGTGTGCTTGCTGTTagccatttctttttttaatcagttgATCCAAATGCTTCAGTCTCTAAGAGACAACACCAAGCTGCACAACTGAAGCAACTTCCCATCAGATAAATTACACTCCTGAACACCTTGGTAACAAGTTATTTTTCACAGTTAAAATTATGTTAAAAAACCCCAGCAGTTTTCAGCACTGAAAGCTGTTAACCATTATTTACCTTGATCAAAGGCCAGTGTGATGGTGGGTGCAACAGTTTAACCACCACTGGGAGTCCATAATGGAGACGTACGGCATTTTGAGCCATCTCTGCTTCTTGATGTCTGCTGGTGAGGTGACGGAGCGCACAAATAGCAGGTTCTGTGATGTCTTCCCTGTCTCCAGCCCGAAGAACTGTGCGCACAAGAGCCTCAATGCCACCAACCTGGCACACCATCATCTTGTTCTTGTAATTGTTGCAGGTAAGGTTAGAGAGGATACCAGCAGCACAAGTCACAACATTAATATCATCTGATCCTAAAAGCTGAACAAGAGTTCCTAGAAGGCCTTCCATACCCTCCtgcaaaagagggaagaaaaatttAGTCTCTCCCCTCTTATGTTGGCTTTTGATCCTGATCCCTTAAAAGAGTCATTTACCTGCTTTGTTGCAGCATCTGACAGATTTCTCAGAGTCCAGAGACAGTTCTGGACAAGACGCTGGCTTGGATCTGTGAGGTGGAGTCCCAAAGCTTGCATCCCACCTAGAAGATGGTACAGATTTGACATCATTACTCACATGCTCCTCTTGTGAACAGTCAGGTCCTTCTTCTTGAAGACTGAGTGCAAAAAAAATCTAAGATTCTTTGTGACACTGGGCCTTTTAAATATATGCATATTCCAAGGAGACTATTCTGACAATGCTCAGCCACTAAGCCATCCCACTAACACCACAGACTTAAAACAGACTGCCTTTTATACTCCTGTATACTGAAGGCCTTCGAAAACTAGGTATGGACTGAAGGACCAATCCAAGTTCAATTTCTGATGCTGGTAGTTTCTGTTCTTGTGCAGAATGTACTGATTCCAAAGTATGACTATTGTTTTTTAAGTTATCATGAGTATAAAGTACTTACCAGCCTCAACAATAGCAGGTTTGTTGCTGGAGCAGACTGACAACACCTTCAGCACTCTACTTGTGGTCCACAATAGTTTCTCATAGGTATAGGTCCTCATTATGTTTACTAGAGCCTGGGGTCCACCACTCGCCAGAATAATCAGCTGAAAGACAGCACAAATAACACCATCTGTCACTTACTGTGCATGTCAGTAGGTAATAATTGTTGCTGGCTTACACCTGTCATAGGTTGAGATCTCTAAAAAACTGTTCACATCTGCTGGTATTGTCTAAATTTTGCAGTCTCACTATAAGGATGACTGTATCTCCTCAAAATAATTCCCGCATCCCTCAACTCTTGCAAGGTCAGGACTGACTGGCAGAAGCCCAACATGACTGAAGATCCAAAATACAGAGGTCAGTGCCCAGAAACTGTTAGGTCACTCAGGGTAAGCTTGCTCATTTTAAGTGCTTCCATAGCAGAGGCACTTACCTTACTTTCTTGA from Patagioenas fasciata isolate bPatFas1 chromosome 2, bPatFas1.hap1, whole genome shotgun sequence harbors:
- the CTNNB1 gene encoding catenin beta-1 isoform X1 — its product is MATQADLMELDMAMEPDRKAAVSHWQQQSYLDSGIHSGATTTAPSLSGKGNPEEEDVDTTQVLYEWEQGFSQSFTQEQVADIDGQYAMTRAQRVRAAMFPETLDEGMQIPSTQFDAAHPTNVQRLAEPSQMLKHAVVNLINYQDDAELATRAIPELTKLLNDEDQVVVNKAAVMVHQLSKKEASRHAIMRSPQMVSAIVRTMQNTNDVETARCTAGTLHNLSHHREGLLAIFKSGGIPALVKMLGSPVDSVLFYAITTLHNLLLHQEGAKMAVRLAGGLQKMVALLNKTNVKFLAITTDCLQILAYGNQESKLIILASGGPQALVNIMRTYTYEKLLWTTSRVLKVLSVCSSNKPAIVEAGGMQALGLHLTDPSQRLVQNCLWTLRNLSDAATKQEGMEGLLGTLVQLLGSDDINVVTCAAGILSNLTCNNYKNKMMVCQVGGIEALVRTVLRAGDREDITEPAICALRHLTSRHQEAEMAQNAVRLHYGLPVVVKLLHPPSHWPLIKATVGLIRNLALCPANHAPLREQGAIPRLVQLLVRAHQDTQRRTSMGGTQQQFVEGVRMEEIVEGCTGALHILARDVHNRIVIRGLNTIPLFVQLLYSPIENIQRVAAGVLCELAQDKEAAEAIEAEGATAPLTELLHSRNEGVATYAAAVLFRMSEDKPQDYKKRLSVELTSSLFRTEPMAWNETADLGLDIGAQGEPLGYRPDDPSYRSFHSGGYGQDALGMDPMMEHEMGGHHPGADYPVDGLPDLGHAQDLMDGLPPGDSNQLAWFDTDL
- the CTNNB1 gene encoding catenin beta-1 isoform X2, yielding MELDMAMEPDRKAAVSHWQQQSYLDSGIHSGATTTAPSLSGKGNPEEEDVDTTQVLYEWEQGFSQSFTQEQVADIDGQYAMTRAQRVRAAMFPETLDEGMQIPSTQFDAAHPTNVQRLAEPSQMLKHAVVNLINYQDDAELATRAIPELTKLLNDEDQVVVNKAAVMVHQLSKKEASRHAIMRSPQMVSAIVRTMQNTNDVETARCTAGTLHNLSHHREGLLAIFKSGGIPALVKMLGSPVDSVLFYAITTLHNLLLHQEGAKMAVRLAGGLQKMVALLNKTNVKFLAITTDCLQILAYGNQESKLIILASGGPQALVNIMRTYTYEKLLWTTSRVLKVLSVCSSNKPAIVEAGGMQALGLHLTDPSQRLVQNCLWTLRNLSDAATKQEGMEGLLGTLVQLLGSDDINVVTCAAGILSNLTCNNYKNKMMVCQVGGIEALVRTVLRAGDREDITEPAICALRHLTSRHQEAEMAQNAVRLHYGLPVVVKLLHPPSHWPLIKATVGLIRNLALCPANHAPLREQGAIPRLVQLLVRAHQDTQRRTSMGGTQQQFVEGVRMEEIVEGCTGALHILARDVHNRIVIRGLNTIPLFVQLLYSPIENIQRVAAGVLCELAQDKEAAEAIEAEGATAPLTELLHSRNEGVATYAAAVLFRMSEDKPQDYKKRLSVELTSSLFRTEPMAWNETADLGLDIGAQGEPLGYRPDDPSYRSFHSGGYGQDALGMDPMMEHEMGGHHPGADYPVDGLPDLGHAQDLMDGLPPGDSNQLAWFDTDL